Proteins from a genomic interval of Orbaceae bacterium lpD02:
- the nlpD gene encoding murein hydrolase activator NlpD has protein sequence MLDNLKINNKLIKIFSISSLAIAISACTQTNPAKIENLSEPSHSTSSRTVIDNSSSAYIAPPTNISTSNKTTSIAATNITNAANNTYSSTVDGNVVTTTHERMTYNRNYDDIPKGGYKGDTYTVKRGDTLFYIAWITGNDFRSLAAKNNIKAPYDLNVNQVLDVSGGTTVVVTKQTTTKVGTQKPTATKTTTTTTTTSNKVKPTTRVTTTTSTGAAAAIVNRPSTTVANIKWQWPVRGKLVETFSNATKGIDIAGSLGEKITAAADGRVVYAGNALPGYGNLIIIKHNDDYLTAYAHNQSILVKEQQDVKAGQQIATMGNTGTNSVRLHFEIRYQAKSVDPLKYLPK, from the coding sequence ATGTTAGACAATTTAAAAATAAATAATAAACTGATTAAAATTTTTTCGATAAGTTCGCTTGCTATAGCGATTTCCGCATGTACGCAGACAAATCCAGCTAAAATTGAAAATTTATCTGAGCCATCGCATTCTACCTCATCTAGAACGGTTATAGATAATTCGTCTTCTGCCTATATTGCGCCGCCAACAAATATATCTACTTCTAATAAAACAACTAGTATCGCTGCTACAAATATAACTAATGCGGCAAATAATACTTATTCTTCAACCGTTGATGGTAATGTCGTTACAACAACTCATGAACGAATGACCTATAATCGCAATTATGACGATATACCTAAAGGTGGTTATAAGGGCGATACTTATACGGTTAAACGTGGTGATACGCTCTTTTATATCGCTTGGATCACTGGTAATGACTTCCGTTCATTAGCGGCCAAAAATAATATTAAGGCACCTTATGATCTAAATGTTAATCAAGTCCTTGATGTCAGCGGAGGTACAACGGTTGTTGTTACCAAACAGACAACAACTAAGGTTGGCACACAAAAACCAACCGCGACTAAAACGACAACCACAACGACAACAACATCAAATAAGGTGAAACCGACTACTCGAGTCACGACAACTACGTCAACAGGGGCAGCAGCGGCTATAGTAAATAGACCATCAACTACAGTTGCGAATATCAAGTGGCAATGGCCAGTGAGAGGTAAATTAGTTGAAACCTTCTCTAATGCAACCAAAGGGATTGATATTGCAGGATCTCTAGGCGAAAAAATTACCGCAGCAGCCGATGGGCGTGTTGTTTATGCGGGCAATGCTTTACCTGGTTATGGAAATTTAATTATTATCAAACATAATGATGATTACTTAACGGCTTATGCACATAACCAGAGTATTTTAGTTAAAGAGCAGCAAGATGTGAAAGCTGGACAGCAGATCGCAACGATGGGTAATACAGGGACAAATTCAGTACGTTTGCATTTTGAAATCCGTTACCAAGCAAAATCTGTTGATCCATTAAAATATTTGCCTAAATAG